From the Mauremys reevesii isolate NIE-2019 linkage group 19, ASM1616193v1, whole genome shotgun sequence genome, one window contains:
- the ZBTB34 gene encoding zinc finger and BTB domain-containing protein 34, protein MDSSSFIQFDVPEYSNTVLSQLNELRLQGKLCDIIVHIQGQPFRAHKAVLAASSPYFRDHSALSTMSGLSISVIKNPNVFEQLLSFCYTGRMSLQLKDVVSFLTAASFLQMQCVIDKCTQILESIHSKISVGDVDSVTVGAEETQESHNGVKDSSYFANPVEISSPYCSQVPQPTAGSDLRMETTTGKTLRSRLHEEGQSDRGSSGSVSEYEIQIEGDPEQGDLIVRESQIAEVKVKMEKSDRPSCSDSSSLGDDGYHTEMVDGEQVVAVNVGSYGSVLQHVYSFSHASSQATSMSETFGSLSNSSPSRSMLSCFRGGRARQKRVSSGHLHSDVQGLMQGADSETIVSNPGYESSPRERNARGHWYPYNERLICIYCGKSFNQKGSLDRHMRLHMGITPFVCKFCGKKYTRKDQLEYHIRGHTDDKPFRCEICGKCFPFQGTLNQHLRKNHPGVAEVRNRIESPERTEAFLEQKMDNDTSASEAMDSSMEIHTMSNTPD, encoded by the coding sequence ATGGACAGCAGCAGTTTCATTCAGTTTGATGTGCCCGAGTACAGCAACACTGTTCTGAGCCAATTAAATGAGCTTCGTCTGCAAGGGAAGCTATGTGACATAATTGTGCATATTCAGGGTCAGCCATTTAGAGCCCATAAAGCTGTTCTAGCTGCCAGTTCTCCATATTTCCGTGATCATTCAGCATTAAGCACCATGAGTGGCTTATCAATATCAGTTATTAAAAACCCTAATGTCTTTGAACAGTTACTTTCATTTTGTTACACTGGAAGGATGTCCTTGCAGCTGAAGGATGTTGTTAGTTTTCTAACTGCAGCTAGCTTTCTACAGATGCAGTGCGTCATTGACAAGTGCACACAGATATTGGAGAGTATCCATTCAAAGATCAGTGTTGGTGATGTTGACTCTGTCACTGTTGGTGCTGAAGAAACTCAAGAAAGCCACAATGGAGTAAAAGATAGCAGCTACTTTGCCAATCCTGTCGAAATATCTTCTCCTTATTGCTCTCAGGTGCCACAACCAACTGCGGGTAGTGATCTAAGGATGGAAACTACTACAGGGAAAACTTTACGCAGTCGTCTGCACGAAGAAGGGCAGTCGGATCGAGGAAGCAGTGGAAGTGTCTCTGAATATGAAATTCAGATTGAAGGTGATCCCGAGCAAGGGGACCTGATAGTAAGGGAGAGCCAGATTGCAGAGGTGAAGGTTAAAATGGAAAAATCTGACCGGCCAAGTTGTTCTGATAGCTCCTCACTTGGTGATGATGGATACCATACTGAAATGGTTGATGGAGAGCAAGTGGTTGCAGTAAATGTTGGCTCCTATGGATCTGTATTACAACATGTTTATTCATTTTCCCATGCCTCATCCCAGGCTACTAGCATGTCTGAAACCTTTGGAAGCCTGAGCAATTCAAGTCCTTCAAGGTCCATGCTGAGTTGTTTCAGAGGAGGTCGTGCACGCCAAAAACGGGTATCCTCTGGTCACTTACATAGTGATGTTCAGGGCTTAATGCAAGGGGCTGATAGTGAGACCATAGTGAGTAACCCAGGATATGAAAGCAGTCCACGGGAAAGAAATGCGAGAGGTCATTGGTATCCATACAATGAGAGGTTAATTTGTATTTACTGTGGAAAGTCTTTCAACCAGAAAGGGAGCCTTGATCGACACATGCGATTACACATGGGAATTACCCCTTTTGTGTGCAAGTTTTGTGGGAAGAAATACACACGCAAGGACCAACTTGAGTATCATATTCGTGGCCACACTGATGATAAACCCTTCCGCTGTGAGATCTGTGGGAAATGTTTTCCTTTCCAAGGGACGCTAAATCAGCATTTAAGAAAAAATCACCCTGGGGTAGCAGAAGTAAGAAACAGGATAGAATCTCCAGAAAGAACAGAAGCATTTCTTGAACAGAAAATGGATAATGACACTTCAGCCTCTGAAGCTATGGATTCTAGTATGGAAATTCACACAATGTCTAACACACCTGATTAA